Proteins from one Chroococcidiopsis sp. CCMEE 29 genomic window:
- a CDS encoding 3-hydroxyacyl-CoA dehydrogenase/enoyl-CoA hydratase family protein, which yields MLKPFRTAAVLGAGVMGSQIAAHLANAGLTVYLLDLPANTSNKNELVETSFKKALKLSPPIFFTEKTARRVILGNFDQHFHLVAQVDWVIEAVMENLGIKQQLMERLEGVIGEDTIVSTNTSGLPIRAIAKGRSDSFRKRFLGTHFFNPPRYLKLLEVIPTTDTDPQVLERVKWFGRLHLGKGVVVAKDTPNFIANRIGVYVTMLGLRALIEQAYTIEEIDTLTGTIAGRPKSATFRTADLVGLDTLMYVADNLYPAIPHDESREVFRVPELLRKLVETGTLGAKTGQGFYKKQDRQILSLNLKTLTYEPAKPLNLGDIAAIDKIPDLGDRLRALYRDPSRAGAFFRQSTLQMLGYSAFRIPEIADSPADIDRAMRWGFGWELGPFEIWDALGFETVLADMKAAGIPVPEWVERMQYTGVGGFYEPEEAGGAAFFSASSLLPTDEINLAALKANPKRTLWQNPEAALLDLGDGVVLYEFRSKGNTLSLQVVDGLAQVLDLLENGDLRGLVIGNGSPNFSGGANLAEMAMLAQSGFQAIADLIVKFQTLLQRIHYSTQPIVAAIGGRTLGGGCELVMACPQVVAAAETYIGLVELSVGLIPGAGGLMRTVTWAADRAATESPHHIQPFLRQAFETIGMAKVSNSAHEAQQLGFLPPTTKIVMNGDRRLAVAKEEVLRLEREGYAPPPERNAIMVLGCPGRAMLEHAAYIFHQGGFITEYDRYLANRLAYVMTGGELSAPALVDEDYLLQLEREAFLPLLSQPKTQERIAYVLKNKKPLRN from the coding sequence ATGTTGAAGCCTTTTCGAACAGCTGCCGTTCTCGGTGCAGGGGTGATGGGAAGCCAGATCGCCGCTCACCTTGCCAATGCAGGGCTGACTGTTTATTTGCTAGACCTCCCTGCCAATACCAGCAATAAAAACGAACTGGTCGAAACATCATTCAAAAAAGCTCTCAAGCTGTCTCCACCAATCTTCTTCACGGAAAAGACCGCTCGCCGCGTCATCCTGGGTAATTTCGATCAGCATTTTCATCTGGTTGCCCAAGTCGATTGGGTAATCGAAGCAGTGATGGAAAATCTGGGCATCAAGCAGCAGTTGATGGAACGCTTGGAAGGCGTAATTGGCGAGGATACAATCGTATCCACTAATACCAGTGGCTTGCCGATCCGCGCGATCGCTAAAGGACGTTCTGATTCTTTCCGGAAACGATTTTTGGGCACTCACTTTTTCAATCCACCGCGCTATCTGAAGTTACTAGAAGTCATTCCCACAACCGACACCGATCCGCAAGTCCTAGAGCGGGTAAAGTGGTTCGGACGGTTACACCTGGGTAAAGGAGTGGTGGTTGCAAAGGATACCCCCAACTTTATTGCCAATCGGATCGGAGTTTATGTGACGATGCTCGGTTTGCGGGCGTTGATTGAGCAGGCATATACAATTGAGGAAATTGATACACTGACAGGGACAATTGCCGGGCGTCCCAAATCTGCAACATTCCGAACAGCAGATTTAGTCGGACTTGATACGCTGATGTACGTGGCGGACAATCTCTATCCAGCCATTCCCCACGATGAAAGCCGAGAAGTCTTCCGCGTTCCTGAACTGCTGCGTAAACTCGTGGAGACGGGGACGCTGGGAGCGAAAACAGGGCAAGGCTTCTACAAGAAACAAGATCGCCAGATTCTTTCTCTGAACCTGAAAACTCTGACCTATGAGCCAGCCAAACCCTTGAATTTAGGGGATATCGCCGCGATTGACAAGATTCCCGATTTGGGCGATCGCTTGCGGGCGCTGTATCGCGATCCGAGTCGTGCGGGTGCTTTCTTCCGGCAGTCCACCCTGCAAATGCTGGGGTACAGTGCCTTTCGTATTCCCGAAATTGCTGATAGTCCTGCCGATATTGACCGGGCGATGCGGTGGGGTTTCGGTTGGGAACTCGGTCCATTTGAAATTTGGGATGCTCTCGGGTTTGAAACTGTGTTGGCAGACATGAAAGCCGCTGGAATTCCGGTGCCGGAGTGGGTGGAGAGGATGCAGTATACAGGTGTGGGTGGGTTTTATGAGCCAGAGGAGGCAGGGGGAGCAGCTTTCTTCTCTGCGTCCTCTTTACTCCCGACCGATGAAATTAACCTGGCTGCATTGAAGGCAAACCCGAAACGTACACTTTGGCAAAATCCTGAAGCAGCGTTGTTGGACTTGGGGGATGGGGTGGTTTTGTATGAGTTCCGCTCTAAAGGTAATACCCTGAGTCTACAGGTGGTTGATGGTTTAGCCCAGGTGCTCGATCTCCTCGAAAATGGCGATTTGCGGGGATTAGTTATTGGTAACGGTAGCCCCAACTTCTCAGGTGGAGCAAATCTAGCGGAAATGGCGATGCTGGCACAGTCCGGATTCCAAGCGATCGCCGACTTAATTGTCAAATTCCAAACCTTGTTGCAGCGGATTCATTACTCCACTCAGCCAATTGTCGCAGCAATTGGGGGGCGGACTCTGGGTGGCGGTTGCGAGTTAGTAATGGCGTGTCCACAGGTAGTGGCAGCAGCAGAAACCTATATCGGACTAGTGGAACTGAGTGTGGGTCTGATTCCTGGGGCTGGCGGTCTTATGCGGACGGTGACTTGGGCAGCTGACCGGGCAGCAACGGAATCTCCCCATCATATCCAGCCATTCCTGCGGCAAGCTTTTGAAACGATTGGCATGGCAAAAGTGTCTAATAGTGCCCACGAAGCCCAACAGCTGGGATTCTTGCCCCCGACAACCAAGATTGTCATGAATGGAGACCGACGTTTGGCAGTCGCGAAAGAAGAGGTGCTACGTCTAGAACGAGAAGGCTATGCACCACCACCTGAGCGCAACGCGATTATGGTGCTGGGTTGTCCTGGTAGGGCAATGCTAGAACATGCCGCTTACATTTTCCACCAAGGTGGTTTCATCACGGAATACGATCGCTATCTTGCTAACCGCTTAGCCTATGTCATGACTGGTGGGGAATTGTCTGCACCCGCCTTGGTTGATGAAGATTACTTGCTGCAACTGGAACGGGAGGCGTTTTTACCCCTACTAAGTCAGCCCAAAACCCAGGAGCGAATTGCCTACGTGCTTAAGAATAAGAAACCCCTACGGAATTAG
- a CDS encoding long-chain fatty acid--CoA ligase — translation MVGRTLPSLLDEACDRTPNPHAFNQWTDKGWQPLSNQAFRSAAEEFALGLLNLGLERGDRVALLMHSDVNFCIADMGCLLAKLIDVPIDLTQTLENIAFILQHSEAKVLIVANQDLLDQVAPFLGETPNLKAAIVIDIPSDWQQRQVQRLKYIQVFSLLEIRLRGQTQISDTQRQQLRLVLAAHDLATIVYIPGATGKPQGVMLSHENLSADALAMFTGIPDLELGDKEVILSFLPLTHVFARVFLYGHINYGHSIYFTTPNRVMKHLKEVQPTLFAMVPLLLEKTYSKILEEGSKRAKQGTTRHSMYDLLPRFRAFAVQMIRRDAKTQERQRQGEIVTRRERLGIPLSQFNQWKLPHLRLFVSSFKLRQRQDTQRVFNWALNLAQRYELGQLPQGRYALMLKLADRLVFCQWRSVFGGRLKYPICGGAALKAEIVNLFAAAGIRILQGYGLTETGSAVACNRAQFNRAGTVGVPLAGVEIAIADDGEILVRGPNVTQGYYKNPDATQQAIDPDGWFHTGDIGEFTADGFLKITGLKKSQFKLSTGKYVTPQPLESKLEQSPLVAKAIAVGAGRKFCAMLIFPHLDTLHRQAQTMGLVPTEELLKHPCILALYQTLVDEANCHLPYWSTVKRFQLVSATLTAENGMLAPTGEVRRAKVVEVFAKEINALYGEADDVKTQRPGDREMGNIDEHSVYSCPTTSRASCPAYAQSLNSSLTA, via the coding sequence ATGGTGGGGCGTACATTGCCTTCGTTATTAGATGAAGCCTGCGATCGCACTCCCAACCCCCACGCTTTTAACCAATGGACAGATAAAGGTTGGCAACCCCTATCTAATCAAGCCTTTCGTAGCGCTGCCGAAGAGTTCGCGCTAGGTTTGTTGAACTTGGGGCTGGAAAGGGGCGATCGCGTTGCCCTGTTGATGCACAGCGATGTTAACTTCTGCATTGCAGACATGGGCTGTTTGTTGGCAAAACTGATTGATGTGCCAATCGATTTAACCCAAACGCTCGAAAACATCGCTTTTATTCTGCAGCACAGTGAGGCAAAGGTACTGATTGTTGCCAACCAAGACTTACTCGATCAAGTTGCTCCTTTCTTGGGGGAGACACCCAATCTGAAAGCCGCGATTGTTATTGATATCCCTTCTGATTGGCAGCAAAGGCAAGTTCAAAGGTTAAAGTACATCCAAGTCTTTTCGCTTTTAGAGATTCGTCTGCGAGGACAAACTCAGATCTCAGACACTCAGCGACAGCAACTGCGGTTGGTACTAGCAGCACATGATTTAGCCACAATTGTCTATATCCCAGGAGCTACGGGAAAACCTCAGGGCGTGATGCTGAGTCATGAAAATCTCTCAGCTGACGCGCTGGCGATGTTTACTGGCATTCCCGATCTGGAATTAGGCGACAAGGAGGTTATCCTTTCATTTCTGCCGCTGACGCATGTTTTTGCCCGTGTTTTTCTGTACGGTCATATCAACTATGGGCATAGCATTTACTTTACCACCCCTAACCGGGTGATGAAACATCTTAAAGAAGTGCAACCGACTCTATTCGCTATGGTGCCACTCTTGCTGGAAAAGACTTACAGCAAGATTTTAGAAGAAGGAAGCAAGCGGGCAAAGCAGGGAACCACGAGACATAGCATGTACGATTTGCTTCCCCGCTTCCGTGCTTTTGCGGTGCAGATGATCCGCAGAGACGCGAAGACGCAGGAGAGGCAGAGACAAGGAGAGATAGTGACGCGCAGAGAGCGTCTAGGTATTCCCCTATCTCAATTTAATCAGTGGAAGTTACCACATCTGCGCCTGTTTGTGTCTTCATTTAAATTGCGCCAGCGACAAGACACCCAACGGGTCTTTAATTGGGCACTGAACCTTGCCCAACGGTACGAACTGGGACAGCTACCGCAAGGGAGATATGCCCTGATGCTGAAGCTGGCAGATCGGCTGGTGTTCTGTCAATGGCGCTCTGTATTTGGGGGACGGCTCAAATACCCGATCTGTGGAGGTGCAGCCTTGAAAGCAGAGATAGTTAACCTGTTTGCTGCAGCGGGCATCAGAATTTTGCAAGGGTATGGCTTGACCGAAACCGGTTCAGCCGTCGCCTGTAATCGAGCTCAATTCAACCGTGCTGGAACGGTTGGGGTGCCGCTGGCTGGGGTGGAAATAGCGATCGCTGACGATGGTGAAATCCTGGTTAGAGGACCAAATGTCACTCAAGGCTACTACAAAAACCCCGATGCCACCCAACAAGCGATCGATCCTGACGGCTGGTTTCATACAGGCGATATTGGGGAGTTTACCGCAGACGGTTTTCTCAAGATTACGGGTTTGAAGAAAAGCCAATTCAAACTCTCTACAGGCAAATATGTGACACCGCAGCCTTTAGAAAGCAAGTTAGAACAATCTCCTCTAGTGGCAAAGGCGATCGCAGTGGGAGCCGGACGCAAATTCTGTGCCATGCTGATTTTCCCCCATTTGGACACCCTACACAGGCAAGCCCAAACCATGGGACTCGTGCCAACTGAGGAATTGTTAAAGCATCCGTGCATCCTCGCCCTTTACCAAACTTTGGTGGATGAAGCCAATTGCCATTTACCTTATTGGTCTACTGTCAAACGCTTCCAGCTCGTCAGTGCTACGCTCACCGCCGAGAACGGGATGCTGGCTCCCACCGGAGAAGTTAGACGCGCCAAAGTAGTGGAAGTGTTTGCTAAGGAAATTAATGCCCTATACGGGGAAGCTGATGACGTGAAGACACAAAGACCAGGCGATAGGGAGATGGGAAACATTGATGAACACTCAGTGTATTCCTGTCCAACCACTTCCAGGGCTTCGTGTCCCGCCTATGCACAATCCCTGAATTCATCATTAACTGCTTAA
- a CDS encoding SDR family NAD(P)-dependent oxidoreductase, which produces MPIFADKVVLVTGASSGISKATAIAFGQEGAKLVVASRRINESEETVKQIEEAGGEAVFVQTDVIREEQIENLVQQTINHFGRTNVAFNNSGIFGRLGAITEMTEQDWFRVINTNLTSVFFCLKHEILQMLKQGGGIIINNVLPLSVIRDSHTEPCTPRQNTG; this is translated from the coding sequence ATGCCAATCTTTGCAGATAAAGTTGTACTTGTCACTGGAGCAAGTTCAGGAATTAGTAAAGCAACGGCAATTGCATTTGGTCAAGAAGGTGCAAAACTTGTGGTTGCCAGCCGACGAATCAATGAAAGTGAAGAAACTGTGAAACAGATTGAAGAAGCAGGTGGTGAAGCAGTTTTTGTTCAAACTGATGTCATTAGAGAAGAACAAATTGAGAATTTAGTTCAACAGACCATCAACCATTTTGGGCGAACTAATGTTGCGTTTAACAACTCTGGAATTTTTGGAAGGCTGGGAGCGATTACAGAGATGACCGAGCAGGATTGGTTTAGGGTGATCAATACAAATTTGACTAGCGTGTTCTTCTGCCTCAAACATGAAATTTTGCAAATGCTAAAGCAAGGCGGCGGCATCATCATTAACAATGTGCTTCCATTGTCGGTAATAAGGGACAGCCATACGGAGCCATGTACTCCACGACAAAACACGGGGTGA
- a CDS encoding V4R domain-containing protein translates to MVVTSTNKLVIPKRELAFKLEHFLKQKYPKKHDHYSFEDFFYFQSNTGTVTDWNEARNIFTSEDFIIGLIEGLEEEVGNASGVVMYSIGYQWGMRDAKFFQQWFEQEYEKNISEINSMFMLEAWWWPFTAQGWGNWQVDMSEQKNGFTFVNIFDSAVARTLGDVGKPVCHIYAGLFAGFFSNLVKKPLSCIEIQCYSMGETYCKFLLGRQDRIDAATFWQNEGATARDIEKRLRNGERLG, encoded by the coding sequence ATGGTCGTTACCTCTACAAATAAGCTCGTTATTCCTAAAAGAGAGCTTGCTTTTAAGTTAGAACATTTTTTAAAGCAGAAGTATCCCAAGAAACATGATCACTATAGCTTTGAGGATTTTTTTTATTTCCAATCCAATACAGGAACAGTGACTGACTGGAATGAAGCTCGCAATATTTTTACCAGTGAAGACTTCATCATTGGTTTAATAGAGGGTTTAGAAGAAGAAGTGGGTAACGCTTCCGGAGTCGTCATGTACAGCATTGGCTACCAGTGGGGTATGAGGGATGCCAAGTTTTTCCAGCAGTGGTTTGAGCAGGAGTACGAAAAGAACATCAGTGAAATAAATTCAATGTTTATGCTAGAGGCCTGGTGGTGGCCTTTTACAGCCCAGGGTTGGGGGAACTGGCAAGTGGACATGAGCGAACAGAAGAACGGATTTACGTTTGTCAACATTTTTGATTCAGCAGTGGCGCGTACTCTGGGTGATGTTGGTAAACCTGTATGTCATATTTACGCTGGTTTATTTGCCGGTTTCTTTAGCAATCTGGTTAAAAAACCCTTAAGCTGCATTGAAATTCAGTGCTACTCCATGGGGGAAACCTACTGCAAATTCCTCTTGGGTAGACAAGATCGGATCGATGCAGCAACCTTTTGGCAAAACGAAGGTGCTACAGCAAGGGATATTGAAAAGCGACTTCGGAATGGGGAGCGCTTAGGATGA
- a CDS encoding SDR family oxidoreductase: MYSTTKHGVIGMTRSTALEYAQQSIRINAIMPGVVETPPIQTVLAPTQEQIDQLATKHPLGRLASPDEVAQVVLFLASEASSFITGAAIPIDGGAIAQ; encoded by the coding sequence ATGTACTCCACGACAAAACACGGGGTGATTGGGATGACGCGATCAACCGCTTTAGAATATGCACAGCAAAGTATTCGCATCAACGCCATCATGCCTGGAGTTGTTGAAACACCACCCATTCAGACTGTACTTGCTCCAACTCAAGAACAAATTGATCAGCTTGCAACCAAACATCCTCTTGGTCGTCTCGCCTCACCAGATGAAGTTGCACAAGTCGTTTTATTTCTGGCTTCCGAAGCCAGTTCCTTTATTACGGGTGCTGCAATTCCCATTGATGGAGGTGCGATTGCTCAATAG
- a CDS encoding phycobilisome protein — protein sequence MHPEIKTLLYEAEDHYLTSEEVETFKHCASSLAQRLETYELLRDQELAIFQPVADQLLEAFPENKQETLERALKHWLSVLRYCAMAMLINNQEFLQRRLLEWLTDLVRVHQTQAIEMTVYQLLQIRLRELLSEQQLALVQPFLVQAEDNLLRTDDLAELQTTLQL from the coding sequence ATGCACCCAGAGATTAAAACTTTACTGTATGAGGCGGAAGATCACTATCTGACGTCAGAGGAAGTCGAGACTTTTAAGCATTGTGCTTCGTCTCTAGCCCAGCGCCTAGAAACCTATGAGTTGCTGCGTGACCAAGAATTAGCCATCTTCCAACCTGTCGCCGATCAACTTCTAGAAGCCTTTCCTGAGAATAAGCAGGAAACTTTAGAGCGAGCCTTAAAACATTGGCTATCAGTCTTACGCTACTGCGCTATGGCAATGCTAATAAATAACCAAGAATTCTTGCAGCGACGACTACTGGAATGGCTCACAGACTTAGTGCGAGTTCACCAGACGCAAGCAATTGAGATGACTGTCTACCAGTTGCTACAGATCCGCCTGAGAGAACTTCTTTCTGAACAACAGTTGGCTCTAGTACAACCTTTTTTAGTTCAAGCCGAGGATAACCTTTTACGGACCGATGACTTGGCTGAATTGCAAACAACGTTACAACTTTGA
- a CDS encoding phytanoyl-CoA dioxygenase family protein translates to MIQSIDKAYRATDLDRFAQELNRDGICVIRGLFDPELIKEWAEAFNALFQERQNRPGGLAPREQARYYLTLPWIAPFSNPEVFANPAILGVLDRVFSQEYVMVQLGVDIPVQGSDYQEIHRDFRPLFSDQVVTPLYSLAVNFPLVEVTAENGPFQMARGTHVLPRDEGLVKLTSGEIPMESFYMMPGDVAIRTPLALHRGSPNRTSQPRPMVVMGYAMHWLHTPKVDLTVQRDDYESLPEQTKQLLRCQVVEQLPENKVETYINFKY, encoded by the coding sequence ATGATTCAAAGCATAGATAAGGCTTATAGGGCTACTGACCTGGACCGATTCGCGCAGGAATTGAATCGAGATGGAATTTGTGTGATTCGCGGACTTTTCGACCCAGAGTTGATTAAGGAGTGGGCAGAAGCTTTTAATGCCTTATTCCAAGAACGCCAAAACCGACCCGGTGGTCTGGCTCCCCGCGAACAAGCTCGCTACTATCTGACGTTGCCCTGGATTGCTCCCTTTTCTAATCCAGAAGTCTTTGCTAACCCAGCGATCCTCGGTGTCCTCGATCGCGTGTTTTCTCAGGAATATGTGATGGTTCAGTTAGGAGTTGACATTCCAGTGCAGGGGTCGGATTATCAAGAAATTCATCGAGACTTTCGTCCTCTATTCTCGGATCAGGTAGTAACGCCACTTTACTCTCTGGCGGTCAACTTCCCGCTAGTTGAAGTAACAGCGGAGAACGGACCTTTCCAGATGGCTCGTGGTACGCACGTCTTACCCCGTGACGAAGGGCTGGTCAAGCTCACCAGCGGTGAGATTCCAATGGAGTCTTTCTATATGATGCCGGGAGACGTGGCAATTCGGACACCCTTGGCGTTGCACCGAGGTTCACCCAACCGCACGAGCCAGCCAAGACCAATGGTTGTGATGGGCTACGCGATGCATTGGCTGCACACACCAAAAGTAGACTTGACTGTCCAGCGGGACGATTACGAGAGCCTACCGGAGCAAACGAAGCAATTATTGCGGTGTCAGGTGGTGGAGCAGTTGCCGGAGAATAAGGTCGAAACCTACATAAATTTCAAGTATTAG
- a CDS encoding mechanosensitive ion channel family protein produces the protein MAREESLGPVIVQSNPQRNVATLQLNNRVLMTVTQQDAQDFGLEVESLGQRWADALNIDYKADITTAKRIIADAVAKVEGVEPSQSIEILVRELAASTVNVEVRFRVNSRRLAFLEITSQAAQVIKESLMQAGIKLPTEIYTQDLRRGKVFSPKTWRLSK, from the coding sequence TTGGCGCGAGAAGAGAGTTTGGGACCAGTCATTGTTCAATCTAATCCGCAACGTAATGTAGCGACATTGCAATTAAATAACCGTGTTTTGATGACGGTGACACAACAGGATGCCCAGGACTTTGGATTAGAGGTTGAGTCACTAGGGCAACGGTGGGCAGATGCATTAAATATTGACTATAAAGCAGACATTACCACTGCCAAGCGAATTATTGCCGATGCAGTTGCTAAGGTTGAAGGGGTAGAACCAAGCCAATCAATAGAAATCCTGGTGAGGGAATTGGCTGCTAGCACTGTCAACGTAGAAGTAAGATTTAGGGTAAATTCGCGCCGCCTGGCATTTCTAGAAATTACTTCCCAAGCTGCCCAGGTAATCAAAGAGTCACTCATGCAGGCAGGAATCAAACTGCCAACCGAGATTTATACTCAGGACTTACGCAGGGGTAAAGTTTTCAGCCCCAAGACCTGGAGGCTGAGTAAGTAG